A stretch of Saccharomyces cerevisiae S288C chromosome IV, complete sequence DNA encodes these proteins:
- the SHE9 gene encoding She9p (Protein required for normal mitochondrial morphology; localized to mitochondrial inner membrane; may be involved in fission of the inner membrane; forms a homo-oligomeric complex; human structural ortholog CCDC51 alleviates the mitochondrial morphology defects of the null mutant), with translation MLRYYGATRNLPLVFSINKLMLRASSFTRPFHYSSYSLQNGDTPDKGSTNKNEIRTPNNAVWKENIELQWQHLKKKLNELYSRFNFHRDQLSFQVNKAKKSIQEANRKLSEQENEINDSRLNYNKDELTSAKIEGLPSEREQHRKKWSRKLEFYFDSLQETLFTATRALNDVTGYSGIQKLKSSISLMEKKLEATKKEHKLFKAQYANAIDERAQSQREVNELLQRQSAWSSSDLERFTQLYKNDALNARQEQELKNKVKEIESKEEQLNDDLYRAILTRYHEEQIWSDKIRRTSTWGTFILMGMNIFLFIVLQLLLEPWKRKRLVGSFEDKVKSALNEYAKEQNMKMDKLLPGKSSEVTDQGNTENSIVEEHIEQRGECKINTAEIDRPEVATAETTTTEMKSFRDIWERIKALFVTLKSIQYRKLDAPLVFDTLEFYLYSISLVSMTILVSGLI, from the coding sequence ATGTTGAGATACTATGGGGCGACAAGAAACTTACCCTTAGTATTCAGCATTAACAAATTAATGTTGAGGGCGTCATCTTTCACCAGGCCATTTCATTATAGTTCATATTCTCTACAGAACGGTGATACTCCTGATAAAGGCAGCactaataaaaatgaaatacgGACACCTAATAACGCtgtttggaaagaaaatatagaaCTTCAATGGCAGcacttgaaaaagaaattaaatgaATTGTATTCTAGGTTTAACTTCCACCGAGATCAATTATCCTTTCAAGTTAACAAGgccaaaaaatcaattcAAGAGGCAAACAGGAAGTTGTCTGAGCAAGAGAATGAAATCAACGATTCCCGTTTAAActataataaagatgaaTTGACCAGTGCGAAAATTGAAGGATTGCCCTCCGAAAGGGAACAacatagaaaaaaatggtctAGAAAGTTAGAGTTTTATTTTGACTCATTACAGGAGACGTTATTTACTGCCACACGTGCTTTAAATGATGTGACCGGTTATTCTGGAATTCAAAAGCTCAAATCTAGCATCAGtctaatggaaaaaaaattagaagcTACAAAGAAAGAACACAAACTGTTTAAGGCACAGTACGCTAACGCCATTGATGAACGTGCTCAATCCCAAAGAGAAGTTAACGAATTATTGCAAAGGCAAAGCGCGTGGTCTTCGAGCGATTTAGAGAGATTTACGCAGCTATACAAAAATGACGCCTTGAATGCTAGACAGGAGCAAGAACTAAAAAACAAggttaaagaaattgaaagcaaagaagaacaacTAAATGACGACTTGTATAGAGCAATTTTGACCAGGTACCATGAGGAACAAATATGGTCAGACAAAATCCGAAGAACATCCACCTGGGGTACATTCATCTTAATGGGTATGAATATATTCTTGTTTATTGTCCTACAATTACTATTAGAACCTTGGAAACGGAAAAGGTTAGTAGGATCGTTTGAAGACAAAGTCAAAAGCGCTCTCAACGAATATGCCAAGGAGCAGAATATGAAGATGGATAAATTGTTACCTGGAAAATCATCGGAAGTAACAGACCAAGGCAACACAGAAAACTCGATCGTTGAAGAGCACATAGAACAGAGAGGTGAATGTAAAATTAATACGGCGGAAATCGACAGGCCTGAAGTTGCAACGGCTGAGACCACTACAACAGAAATGAAATCCTTCAGAGATATTTGGGAACGAATAAAGGCACTTTTTGTCACACTAAAAAGCATACAATATAGGAAACTTGACGCTCCCCTAGTCTTTGACACCTTAGAGTTCTACTTATACTCAATTTCTTTAGTGAGTATGACAATCTTGGTATCCGGGCTGATATGA
- the UBA2 gene encoding E1 ubiquitin-activating protein UBA2 (Subunit of heterodimeric nuclear SUMO activating enzyme E1 with Aos1p; activates Smt3p (SUMO) before its conjugation to proteins (sumoylation), which may play a role in protein targeting; essential for viability) yields MPRETSLVTIIGEDSYKKLRSSRCLLVGAGGIGSELLKDIILMEFGEIHIVDLDTIDLSNLNRQFLFRQKDIKQPKSTTAVKAVQHFNNSKLVPYQGNVMDISTFPLHWFEQFDIIFNALDNLAARRYVNKISQFLSLPLIESGTAGFDGYMQPIIPGKTECFECTKKETPKTFPVCTIRSTPSQPIHCIVWAKNFLFNQLFASETSGNEDDNNQDWGTDDAEEIKRIKQETNELYELQKIIISRDASRIPEILNKLFIQDINKLLAIENLWKTRTKPVPLSDSQINTPTKTAQSASNSVGTIQEQISNFINITQKLMDRYPKEQNHIEFDKDDADTLEFVATAANIRSHIFNIPMKSVFDIKQIAGNIIPAIATTNAIVAGASSLISLRVLNLLKYAPTTKYTDLNMAFTAKASNLSQNRYLSNPKLAPPNKNCPVCSKVCRGVIKLSSDCLNKMKLSDFVVLIREKYSYPQDISLLDASNQRLLFDYDFEDLNDRTLSEINLGNGSIILFSDEEGDTMIRKAIELFLDVDDELPCNTCSLPDVEVPLIKANNSPSKNEEEEKNEKGADVVATTNSHGKDGIVILDDDEGEITIDAEPINGSKKRPVDTEISEAPSNKRTKLVNEPTNSDIVELD; encoded by the coding sequence atgccAAGGGAAACAAGTTTGGTAACAATCATCGGTGAAGATAGTTACAAGAAATTACGGTCCTCAAGATGTCTTCTGGTCGGTGCTGGGGGCATAGGGTCTGAATTGTTAAAGGATATAATCTTGATGGAATTTGGTGAAATACATATTGTCGATTTGGACACCATTGACCTTTCGAACTTAAACAGgcaatttctttttagacaaaaagatattaaacAACCGAAGTCTACCACAGCCGTAAAAGCAGTACAGCATTTCAATAACTCTAAGTTAGTGCCTTACCAAGGAAATGTTATGGACATTTCTACCTTCCCACTGCATTGGTTTGAGCAATTTGACATTATCTTCAATGCTCTTGATAACTTGGCCGCAAGACGGTATGTCAATAAAATATCACAGTTTCTATCACTGCCCTTAATAGAATCTGGAACAGCTGGATTTGATGGATACATGCAGCCTATTATCCCCGGGAAAACTGAGTGTTTTGAATGTACAAAGAAGGAAACACCAAAGACTTTTCCTGTGTGTACTATCAGGTCCACTCCTTCTCAGCCAATTCATTGCATTGTTTGGGCGAAAAACTTTCTATTTAACCAGCTATTTGCGTCAGAGACCTCTGgaaatgaagatgataacAACCAGGATTGGGGTACAGATGATGCTGAAGAAATTAAGCGCATTAAACAAGAAACTAATGAATTGTATGAATtgcaaaaaattatcatatCAAGAGATGCATCCCGTATTCCAGAGATTCTTAATAAATTATTCATTCAGGATATAAATAAACTGCTAgccattgaaaatttaTGGAAAACGAGAACAAAGCCAGTACCATTATCAGACTCTCAAATAAATACTCCTACTAAAACAGCTCAGTCTGCCTCTAATTCTGTTGGCACAATACAGGAGCAAATTAGTAATTTCATTAATATTACACAAAAATTAATGGATCGCTATCCCAAAGAGCAAAATCatattgaatttgataaagatGATGCTGATACTTTGGAATTCGTCGCAACTGCTGCGAACATAAGGTCACACATATTCAATATTCCAATGAAGTCCGTATTTGACATCAAGCAAATTGCTGGTAACATTATCCCGGCTATTGCAACAACGAATGCTATCGTTGCCGGTGCATCGTCATTGATTTCACTGCGCGTtttaaatcttttgaaatatgCCCCAACTACTAAGTATACTGATTTGAATATGGCTTTCACAGCAAAGGCAAGCAATCTATCCCAAAATCGTTATTTATCAAATCCGAAACTAGCCCCTCCAAATAAAAATTGCCCAGTTTGCTCTAAAGTTTGTAGAGGTGTTATTAAGTTATCCAGCGATTGtttgaacaaaatgaaactAAGTGATTTTGTAGTTTTAATACGCGAGAAGTACTCATATCCACAGGATATTTCGCTCCTGGACGCAAGTAATCAAAGGTTACTATTTGATTACGATTTCGAGGATTTGAACGATCGTACTTTATCGGAGATTAATCTTGGAAATGGttctataatattattctCCGACGAAGAAGGTGATACAATGATCCGCAAAGCCATAGAATTATTTCTTGAtgttgatgatgaactcccATGTAATACTTGCAGCTTACCGGACGTTGAAGTCCCATTAATAAAGGCCAACAATAGtccttcaaaaaatgaagaagaagaaaaaaatgaaaagggTGCAGATGTAGTCGCAACTACGAACAGTCATGGGAAAGATGGTATCGTGATATTAGACGACGATGAAGGTGAGATCACCATCGATGCTGAACCGATCAATGGTTCAAAGAAGAGGCCAGTTGATACTGAGATTTCTGAGGCGCCCAGTAACAAAAGGACAAAGTTAGTTAATGAACCGACTAATTCTGATATTGTTGAATTAGACTaa
- the SPT3 gene encoding transcriptional regulator SPT3 (Subunit of the SAGA and SAGA-like transcriptional regulatory complexes; interacts with Spt15p to activate transcription of some RNA polymerase II-dependent genes, also functions to inhibit transcription at some promoters; role in preventing L-A mycovirus pathogenesis; relocalizes to the cytosol in response to hypoxia), producing the protein MMDKHKYRVEIQQMMFVSGEINDPPVETTSLIEDIVRGQVIEILLQSNKTAHLRGSRSILPEDVIFLIRHDKAKVNRLRTYLSWKDLRKNAKDQDASAGVASGTGNPGAGGEDDLKKAGGGEKDEKDGGNMMKVKKSQIKLPWELQFMFNEHPLENNDDNDDMDEDEREANIVTLKRLKMADDRTRNMTKEEYVHWSDCRQASFTFRKNKRFKDWSGISQLTEGKPHDDVIDILGFLTFEIVCSLTETALKIKQREQVLQTQKDKSQQSSQDNTNFEFASSTLHRKKRLFDGPENVINPLKPRHIEEAWRVLQTIDMRHRALTNFKGGRLSSKPIIM; encoded by the coding sequence ATGATGGACAAGCATAAGTATCGTGTGGAGATTCAACAGATGATGTTTGTCTCTGGTGAAATTAACGACCCACCCGTAGAAACCACATCACTGATAGAAGATATAGTGAGGGGTCAAGTGATAGAAATTCTTTTACAGTCAAACAAAACGGCGCATCTTAGGGGAAGTAGGAGCATTCTCCCTGAAGAcgtcattttcttgatcaGACACGACAAGGCCAAAGTCAATCGTTTGAGAACATATCTGTCATGGAAGGATTTGCGTAAAAACGCCAAGGACCAAGATGCTAGTGCCGGTGTAGCGAGTGGCACTGGAAATCCTGGGGCAGGTGGTGAagatgatttgaaaaaagcaGGTGGTGGCGAGAAAGACGAAAAAGATGGTGGAAACATGATGAAGGTCAAGAAATCCCAAATTAAGCTGCCATGGGAATTGCAGTTTATGTTCAATGAACATCCTttagaaaataatgacGACAATGATGATATGGATGAGGATGAACGAGAAGCTAATATAGTCACTTTGAAAAGGCTGAAAATGGCTGACGATAGAACACGAAACATGACTAAAGAGGAGTACGTGCATTGGTCCGATTGTCGACAGGCAAGTTTTACATTTAGGAAGAATAAAAGGTTCAAGGACTGGTCTGGAATTTCGCAATTAACTGAGGGGAAACCCCATGATGATGTGATTGATATACTGGGGTTTCTAACTTTTGAGATTGTCTGTTCTTTGACGGAAACAGCTCtgaaaatcaaacaaaGAGAACAGGTATTACAGACTCAAAAGGACAAATCCCAGCAATCTAGCCAAGATAATACTAACTTTGAATTTGCATCATCCACATTAcatagaaagaaaagattatttGATGGACCTGAAAATGTTATAAACCCGCTCAAACCAAGGCATATAGAGGAAGCCTGGAGAGTACTACAAACAATTGACATGAGGCATAGGGCTTTGACCAACTTTAAAGGTGGTAGACTCAGTTCTAAACCAATTATCatgtaa
- the IAT4 gene encoding Iat4p (Indolamine N-Acetyltransferase; utilizes arylalkylamine substrates including 5-methoxytryptamine, tryptamine and serotonin, metabolites involved in metatonin biosynthesis; possible role in zinc homeostasis; Bdf1p-dependent transcription induced by salt stress; green fluorescent protein (GFP)-fusion protein localizes to both the cytoplasm and the nucleus): MSFENKLPTPLENNDAKGHMVCTLNKTTDARRAAETLSIAFSNSPAFHFICKKILNIPLAEKVPTRTITTDIISPFLDSPYGEISEVNTFDAVAVWSLPPHVPKARSNDAKFNKDFIDDLNARVKQVIPNGINYYYLFCIGKNLNEKGIRGSVRTIFEEYKRRADEENCAIVLEAIAEHAKSVYEYFGFRNYMTFKYGECEVDSNGNCDPNGEGFTAYLMIYHKDGNKVLKE; encoded by the coding sequence ATGTCCTTCGAGAACAAACTGCCAACTCCATTAGAAAACAACGATGCTAAGGGCCATATGGTCTGTACCCTGAACAAGACTACGGATGCCAGAAGAGCAGCAGAGACTTTGTCTATTGCTTTTAGTAACTCGCCAGCGTTTCATTTTATCTGCAAGAAAATCTTAAATATTCCTCTAGCTGAGAAGGTGCCTACAAGGACAATAACCACCGATATCATATCGCCATTCCTGGATTCACCTTATGGTGAGATCTCCGAAGTTAATACTTTCGATGCTGTTGCAGTGTGGAGTCTTCCACCTCACGTTCCGAAGGCAAGGAGTAATGATGCAAAGTTCAACAAGGACTTTATTGACGATTTAAATGCTCGCGTAAAGCAAGTCATTCCAAATGGCATCAATTACTACTATCTTTTCTGTATTGGTAAGAACTTAAATGAGAAAGGAATCAGAGGTTCTGTAAGGACTATTTTTGAAGAGTACAAAAGGAGAGCAGACGAAGAAAATTGCGCCATTGTCCTTGAAGCTATTGCCGAGCATGCTAAATCTGTGTACGAATATTTTGGATTTAGAAATTACATGACGTTCAAATACGGTGAGTGTGAGGTCGACTCTAACGGCAATTGCGATCCGAATGGTGAAGGGTTCACAGCCTATTTAATGATATATCATAAGGACGGTAATAAAGTCTTAAAAGAGTAG